AGCAGAAATACCCACATGTGGAACTCGGTGGACGTTACCGCCCGCATGACTGCCAGGCGAGGCACCGCACGGCCATCATCATCCCACACAGGGACCGCGAGCACCACCTAAAGATCTTGCTTTACTACCTGCATCCTTTCCTGCAGCGGCAGCAGCTTGAGTACAGCATCTATGTCATTCACCAGGTCTGACGCGTACATATACTGTAGGGTTATACTGTATAAGGTACCGCGTTACTAATCAATTGGAAACGGTACGATTCCAAAAAAAACGGTACCATTTAtgctgctgtgcggcggtgactacataGCCGAGACGATTGATGTTGagggcatacaagcaataacatcgtgGAGACGAAAAATGGCAAAAACTAAATTTCTACTGggtaataaagagggtgcgtgaagtgcaatatgaAGGTAtttcttcaaaactaacaataacggTGACGTTTTAAACAGGGAGGCGCTGCGCTGCAAGTGtggctttaaaacatgcctcgccaaatgtggcgattagtattaccacctttgtgTCAAATGTAGGTAAACGTTTAAATAATAAGCagtcagatctgcacaaggagtcaTAAAGAATGAcatgtaataatgtagttgttacacctgtcttgCTGTTCGTCTCCCATGCAGaacgtagtcgaggagcgcagggcaGATGTTTCCTTCCAGGGCCAATGTTTTCGTcggggggtaacacccttcactttaaccGGCAATGGGTCTGCGAAGCTATGCTTTCGGGTCAGACTGACGAGGCCGCCGAGTCGTGACAATCGCTTTATTATTACTTCTGCAAGACACAACCTGACacgttcatcactctactgcgcagtgcacacactccttctctctctctttgctcgcccactcactcaccgaCGTCACCCAgccaacacgttgacattctcgcaaacacacatactgtacgctactcccataagttaaccagctctcCTGCTgcgcacatgtagatacgtagatgcGCACACAGCTGGTTGGCTAAATATTAGCACAGCTGATACTGCCTAATTAGCGTCAACTAATGTGAAGTAAAATGCcaaaattttgtaacaaatttgtactatttgtgttttttgttttacctgctacatagcttatctgtgtacttttatccatagttttgtttttagtgtttactaataatttaatttttcttaaagcacagatcaGGATAGGCAACCAAAAATTATGAAGTATttaaaataatgtcaataaagctttttattctattctaacctaatccttgattatggcagactatacgTAATACGGAAAATTgtgaattgttctttgagtgcaacaagaaaagccaatTGGGTTGAATGCCTTTTAATCTGTATTTTAACCGTCTAtaattgttatttgagtgcaataggaaacatatgtttaatgtattgtaagattttctgttaaaataaagccaatgtaaACACTTGTCGTAGTTCCCGtaataccggtaccaaattattgaaatcgggacacccctaatatactgttgttttttatatgtatctttatcttgtctttgtacatatgcataaaaaaaacaaaagcaataTGAAGTCAGAATATCGCTATATGCGGAATGTTATTATTACCGTATTGTTGGTCCTAGCGTTACAGGTTAGAGTTTTGTTCCTAGACTGTAATGTAAGAATTTTACCTAAGTCATAACTCAATTAAATCACTCACAATGTACACAGAATTCATGAAGGACATAAAAGACACAAAACACAATCATTAAATGAACCATTAGTAAAAATAAAGCCAAAGCACAACCAAACATAACCCTAAAGggtacctatgatgattttaattaacattcCAAAACATTTCGTTGTTGTCAAGATAATATATATTGGATATGTTTTGGTTAAAATTTTACATACATTTTACTCCACAGTCACGTTTATAACCGTtttttttttgagtctgtctgcaaaatGATCGTTTCTGTAGGCGTTCCTAGATTGGAAATAAAGCCACGACCAACTTTCttaaaaaatatcataatataccttttaaaaatgtacactgtttaaatatataccTGGAAGTCATCACTGCTATGTTTTTCTGGAATACGGACGAGATTAAACTTCAAGAAAATTGtacagattcacccggtcacaacatcagTTATACCTGCACATTCTCCGATTGATTTAGACTGCATAATTGAAGTTGCTAGAAATTATGTGCCTCCATACTTTTGGACTTCTGTTCCTTGCGAACAGAACATTTCATCACGTTCAGCAATTTTTTTATGCTATCTGGTTTGAATATTTCCGACTAAACCTTGAAAATATACTCACATCTGCGCTACTAAAGGTAAAAAACTGtcgatatatttaatgtttgcctTCTATCTGAGATGTTGGCTGCCTGTAGGTGACATGGTTGCAACCCAGCAATACACTATGGAGGCCGTTACCTGACAAGTAAGCTGAAAaatatagatttaaaaaaatgcattcttgAAAACTTTGACTGGAGTCATAATGGTAATAAGAACTGCGATTCAGACATGAATCGATTTTTCctcttgattcctgtgctaaaccCTATCCCTCAGTTGGAACCTCACTTATTAATGTTGCACACGTTCAAACGTGGTTCTGTAAAACGTTGGTTCTGTTGTATGGATCGCACTGGGGAAGCGTTTCTATATTGCCCATAAAGGTGATGCAAACTGTAGTTGTCTGCTGCATGTTCCTCAACAAAGCAAAATGCCATTTGTTGGAGCATAATGACACAGATGGGGAGAAAAATGGCTGTCTCCATGGCACATTATTTAAATAAGGCAGTGCGCACCATTTCTGCAATttttatcaattgtacacgcagtcttactAGATCACCCGCAACACATCCAATAATAGTACCTGCACTATTTGTATTTTACACACtctatttagcacttgttatttgggatcttagtagatcaggcctgtGTATTATTATGGTTGTAGTTTTCAGTAATGTACCACTGTAGAATTAAATGCAAAATATCATAGTTGTTTTCTCCAACGTACTGTTCCTAATGCAGGCTGGGAACTACACATTTAACAAGGCCAGGCTGATGAACGCCGGCGTCCGGGAGGCCATGCAAGAGGAGAAATGGGAGTGTCTCTTTTTCCACGACGTGGACCTGATTCCAGAGGATGACCGCAACAACTATGTGTGCGAATCAAACCCCAAACACGCCGCCATCGCCATCAACAAGTTTGGCTACAGGTGTGTTGTTACGTAACCCAAGTACATTGTTGACTGGGTAATATCTGTTTAACTGTGTTGCTCCTCAAGGCTTCCATACCGGAGGTACTTTGGAGGAGTGACTGCTTTCACGCCTCTCCAATACAGCAAAATTAACGGTTTTCCCAACAACTACTGGGGCTGGGGTTGCGAGGACGATGACATTGGGCTCAGGTGAGACGTTTGACAAAGAcaacttagaggcctactgaaattaattttttaaatttaaacggggatagcagatccattctatgtgtcatacttgatcatttcgcgatattgccatatttttgctgaaaggatttagtagagaacatcgacgataaagtttgcaacttttggtcgctgataaaaaaagccttgcctttaccggaagtagcgtgacgtcgcaggttgaagggctcctcacatttccccattgtttacaccagcagcgagagcgattcagaccgagaaagcgacgattaccccattcatttgagcgaagatgaaagattcgtggatgaggaacgtgagagtgaaggactagagtgcagtgcaggacgtatcttttttcgctctgaccgtaacttaggtacaagggttcattggattccacactttctcctttttctattgtggatcacggatttgtattttaaaccacctcggatactatatcctcttgaaaatgagagtcgaaaacgcgaaatggacattcacagtgacttttatctccacgacaatacattggtgaagcactttagctacggagctaacgtgatagcatcgtgcttaaatgcaattagaaacaaaagaaataagcccctgactggaaggatagacagaagatcaacaatactactatcaggagacaccaaaccaaacactggacctgtgactacacggttaatgctgtgccgcctgtcgaagcctagcaatgctgttgctaacgatgccattgaagctaacttagctacgggacctcgtcagagctatgataaaaaacattagcgctccacctacgccagccctcatctgttcatcaacacccgtgctcacctgcgttccagcgatcgacggcgcgacgaaggacttcacctgatcatcgatgcggtcggcggctagcgtcggatagcgcgtctgctatccatctcaaagtcctcctggttgtgttgctgcagccagccgctaatacaccgatcccacctacagctttcttctttgcagtctcctttgttcattaaacaaattgcaaaagattcaccaacacagatgtccagaatactgtggaattttgcgatgaaaacagagctgtttgtattgtgatacaatgtgtccgaatacttccgtttcaaccattgacgtcacgcgcaaacgtcatcatacatagacgttttcaaccggaagttccccgggaaatttaaaattgcactttataagttgacccggccgtattggcatgtgttgcaatgttaagatttcatcattgatatataaactatcagactgcgtggtcggtagtagtgggtttcagtaggcctttagactCTGACAAACTGTCAAACCACACTCCTCGTAAGATTTCCATTTTTGCCTTGACACTTCTGACTCTTGTCTTCTCAGGGTCTCTTTGGCGGGAATGCGCGTAATACGTCCGTCCATGGAGGTGGGACGCTACAAAATGATTAGACATGGTCGGGACAAAGGCAACACTGCCAACCGGCTGAGGTAGACTGTTTGGTTTCTTTGATAGAGATTAGGGATATCCTGATATAACTTTTTTACTTCCAATACGATACTAATATTAGACCCTTGAGTATTGGCTAACACTGATATAAATCCTAAACAAGGCTTGATTAAGTGAAATTAGTAACAACGTTAGATATAAAAAACACTAAACTTATGACAGTCCTATGCTGTCGTGAACATAAAGTGGTGTGGTAATAATTCAGTTTCGCTCATGAcccagtaaattgaatgatgcggacacatttgttactggataattACTAATACGTTTCTGcttttgtacagtattttgtatgtggaagtaatatgcaactataattatttgatacttgttgagATCAACACATGTGGTGTTTAAAACTGCAATATTATTCAATTAAGAATGTTTAGCTTGTG
This genomic interval from Entelurus aequoreus isolate RoL-2023_Sb linkage group LG06, RoL_Eaeq_v1.1, whole genome shotgun sequence contains the following:
- the LOC133651574 gene encoding beta-1,4-galactosyltransferase 3-like, translated to MVNWKIMCFFMVVVITSGLSVLQFWDDFQKGFTYRKKDNVGTSGQNHTTAKMPTEGHVDANPKLSDGKNKEVLPLCPMTSPLIGGAINVSFPSELTLDQVEQKYPHVELGGRYRPHDCQARHRTAIIIPHRDREHHLKILLYYLHPFLQRQQLEYSIYVIHQAGNYTFNKARLMNAGVREAMQEEKWECLFFHDVDLIPEDDRNNYVCESNPKHAAIAINKFGYRLPYRRYFGGVTAFTPLQYSKINGFPNNYWGWGCEDDDIGLRVSLAGMRVIRPSMEVGRYKMIRHGRDKGNTANRLRYRYLAETPVAWKKDGMNTTEYEVLSRKRLPLYTNITVNVGTEAGLHLPP